In Lemur catta isolate mLemCat1 chromosome 1, mLemCat1.pri, whole genome shotgun sequence, one DNA window encodes the following:
- the USE1 gene encoding vesicle transport protein USE1: MAPAEGAECRRSAMVASRLELNLVRLLCRCEAMAAEMRDPEEWRLEKYVGALEDMLQALKAQASKPASEVISEYSRKVDFLKGMLQAEKLTSSSEKALANQLLAPGRVPTTARERVPATKTVHLQSRARYASEMRSELLGTDSAGEPALDVRKRAGVAGPRPGDEKQSAAELDFVLQRHQDLQEKLAEEMLGLARSLKTNTLAAQSIIKKDNQTLSHSLKMADQSLEKLKTESERLEQHTQKSVNWLLWAMLIIVCFIFISMILFIRIMPKLK, from the exons ATGGCGCCGGCGGAAGGGGCGGAGTGCCGCCGATCAGCTATGGTGGCGTCCAGGCTGGAGCTCAACCTGGTGCGTCTGCTATGTCGTTGCGAGGCGATGGCAGCGGAGATGCGGGACCCGGAAGAGTGGCGTCTGGAGAAG TACGTGGGGGCCCTGGAGGACATGCTGCAGGCCCTAAAGGCCCAAGCGAG CAAACCGGCCTCTGAGGTGATCAGCGAATATTCGCGCAAGGTGGATTTTCTGAAGGGGATGCTGCAGGCGGAGAAGCTG ACCTCCTCCTCAGAGAAGGCACTTGCCAACCAGCTCCTGGCCCCTGGCCGCGTGCCGACCACAGCCAGGGAGAGGGTGCCCGCCACAAAGACGGTGCATCTGCAGTCGCGGGCACGGTACGCCAGTGAGATGCGGAGTGAGCTGCTAGGCACG GACTCTGCCGGAG AGCCTGCGCTGGATGTGAGGAAGAGAGC TGGAgtggcagggcccaggccaggagATGAAAAGCAGTCGGCAGCTGAGTTAGACTTCGTCCTACAACGGCATCAGGACCTCCAGGAAAAGCTGGCAGAGGAGATGCTAGGCCTGGCCCGGAGCCTCAAGACCAACACACTGGCCGCCCAGAGCATCATCAAGAAGGACAACCAG ACCCTGTCACACTCACttaagatggctgaccagagccTGGAGAAGCTGAAGACAGAGTCAGAGCGGCTGGAGCAGCACACGCAGAAGTCAGTCAACTGGCTGCTCTGGGCCATGCTTATTATCGTTTGCTTCATCTTCATCAGTATGATCCTCTTCATTCGCATCATGCCCAAACTGAAATAA
- the OCEL1 gene encoding occludin/ELL domain-containing protein 1 codes for MHNPDSSASRTVDPGSEPRTLGQASRRPAAPRAGHSAARRTCPPARAPPSGVSPRPMPTRERPQIRGSRGDPQTLLPGPGPPQLVPPGLKTSAPRPLCQPHPGAHKAKPRKIVFEDELPSQTLLSAKKPIGAISGGHIPRPHPVPDYELKYPPVSSRRERSRYAAVFEDQYGEFLELQQEVGCAQTKLQQLKALLSSLPPPRSQKEARVAAHVWREFEMKRRDPGFLDKQARCHYLKGKLRHLKTQIQKFDTRGGSEGSVYF; via the exons ATGCACAACCCGGACTCAAGTGCCTCTCGGACCGTGGACCCAGGCTCGGAGCCCCGGACGCTGGGACAG GCCTCCCGCAGACCAGCCGCGCCGCGCGCGGGCCACAGCGCCGCCCGCAGGACCTGCCCACCAGCCCGGGCACCGCCGAGCGGCGTCTCCCCGAGGCCGATGCCCACCCGGGAGCGCCCCCAGATCCGCGGCTCCAGGGGGGATCCGCAGACCCtcctgcctggcccagggcccccG CAACTGGTGCCTCCTGGCCTCAAAACCAGTGCCCCCCGCCCTCTGTGCCAGCCGCACCCTGGAGCCCACAAGGCAAAGCCCAGGAAGATTGTTTTTGAGGATGAGCTGCCTTCCCAGACTCTTCTGAGCGCCAAGAAGCCCATTGGAGCCATCTCTGGTGGGCATATACCTAGGCCTCACCCAGTGCCCGACTATGAGCT TAAGTACCCCCCAGTGAGCAGTAGGAGGGAAAGAAGCCGCTATGCTGCAGTGTTTGAGGACCAGTATGGAGAGTTTCTGGAGCTCCAGCAGGAGGTGGGGTGTGCACAGACAAAGCTCCAGCAGCTGAAGGCCCTGCTGAGCTCACTGCCCCCACCCCGAAGCCAG AAGGAGGCCCGAGTTGCAGCCCATGTCTGGAGGGAGTTTGAGATGAAGCGAAGG GACCCTGGCTTCCTGGACAAGCAGGCTCGCTGCCACTACCTGAAGGGCAAACTGAGGCATCTCAAGACCCAGATCCAGAAATTTGACACCCGAGGAGGCAGTGAGGGGTCCGTGTACTTCTGA